A portion of the Calothrix sp. 336/3 genome contains these proteins:
- the rplP gene encoding 50S ribosomal protein L16, whose amino-acid sequence MLSPRRTKFRKQQRGRMQGLANRGSSLNFGDFALQAQEPCWITSRQIEASRRAMTRYIRRGGKIWIRIFPDKPVTMRAAETRMGSGKGNPEFWVAVVKPGRILFEIAGVPEATAREAMRLAAYKLPIKTKFISRSEIEPQEQE is encoded by the coding sequence ATGCTTAGTCCAAGAAGAACTAAATTCCGCAAACAGCAACGCGGACGGATGCAAGGTCTTGCCAACCGTGGCAGCAGCTTGAACTTTGGTGACTTTGCTCTCCAGGCACAGGAGCCATGCTGGATTACCTCTCGGCAGATTGAAGCTTCCCGTCGAGCCATGACTCGTTATATTCGTCGGGGTGGAAAAATCTGGATACGTATTTTCCCTGACAAACCAGTAACAATGCGTGCCGCAGAAACCCGGATGGGTTCCGGTAAAGGTAATCCGGAGTTTTGGGTAGCAGTAGTGAAGCCAGGGCGGATTCTCTTTGAAATCGCTGGAGTGCCAGAAGCTACAGCCCGTGAAGCCATGCGCCTAGCGGCTTACAAATTGCCCATCAAAACCAAGTTCATTTCGCGCTCTGAGATAGAGCCACAAGAGCAGGAGTAG
- the rpmC gene encoding 50S ribosomal protein L29: MPLPKISEARELTDEKLSEEILAVKKQLFQLRLQKATRQLQKPHQFRHARHRLSQLLTVENERKRAVAKQS; encoded by the coding sequence ATGCCACTTCCCAAAATTTCCGAAGCCAGAGAATTAACAGACGAAAAGCTGTCCGAGGAGATTCTTGCTGTGAAAAAGCAGTTATTCCAACTGCGTTTACAGAAAGCAACCAGACAGTTACAGAAACCTCACCAATTTAGACACGCTCGCCATCGTTTATCACAGTTACTGACTGTAGAGAATGAAAGAAAACGGGCAGTTGCTAAACAAAGTTAG
- the rpsS gene encoding 30S ribosomal protein S19, producing the protein MGRSLKKGPFVADHLLRKIEKLNDANKKEVIKTWSRASTILPEMVGHTIAVHNGRQHVPVFVNEQMVGHKLGEFAPTRTFRGHTKDKKAGR; encoded by the coding sequence ATGGGTCGTTCACTAAAAAAAGGTCCCTTTGTTGCGGATCACCTACTGAGAAAAATTGAAAAGCTCAACGATGCTAATAAGAAGGAAGTGATCAAAACTTGGTCACGAGCTTCAACCATATTGCCCGAAATGGTAGGTCACACGATCGCCGTTCACAACGGTCGTCAACACGTCCCCGTTTTTGTCAATGAGCAGATGGTGGGTCACAAGTTAGGAGAATTTGCTCCTACACGCACCTTCAGAGGTCATACCAAAGATAAAAAAGCAGGAAGGTAG
- a CDS encoding 50S ribosomal protein L23, with amino-acid sequence MTNFDPRNLPDLVRRPIVTEKATMLMEQNKYTFEVSPKATKPDIKAAIETLFDVKVVKVNTTQPPRKKRRVGRFIGFKPQYKRAIITLAPGDEEKIRQVLFPEV; translated from the coding sequence GTGACTAACTTCGACCCCCGTAACCTACCCGACCTAGTGCGTCGCCCCATCGTCACTGAAAAGGCGACCATGTTGATGGAACAGAATAAATACACCTTTGAAGTCTCCCCGAAAGCCACGAAGCCAGACATTAAAGCTGCGATTGAAACTCTGTTTGATGTCAAAGTGGTAAAGGTTAACACCACCCAACCGCCCCGTAAAAAGCGTCGTGTGGGTAGATTCATCGGTTTTAAACCCCAATACAAACGTGCCATTATCACCCTAGCCCCTGGGGACGAAGAGAAGATTAGACAAGTTCTATTCCCAGAAGTCTAG
- the rplV gene encoding 50S ribosomal protein L22, producing MAVDTKEVKAIAKFVRMSPFKVRRVLDQIRGRSYREALIILEFMPYRACDPVLKLLRSAAANAEHNAGLDRASLKITQAYADQGPVLKRFQPRAQGRAYQIRKPTCHITLAVATDPAAE from the coding sequence ATGGCAGTTGATACTAAAGAAGTAAAAGCGATCGCCAAATTTGTCAGGATGTCTCCTTTCAAAGTACGGCGTGTCCTAGACCAAATTCGTGGGCGTTCCTATCGGGAAGCATTGATTATTCTAGAATTCATGCCCTATCGAGCCTGTGACCCAGTTCTGAAATTACTCAGAAGTGCCGCAGCCAACGCCGAACATAATGCTGGGTTAGATAGAGCTTCCTTAAAAATTACTCAAGCCTATGCTGATCAAGGACCCGTTCTGAAGCGGTTCCAACCACGGGCACAAGGACGAGCCTACCAGATTCGCAAACCAACCTGTCATATCACCCTGGCTGTTGCTACAGACCCCGCAGCAGAATAG
- the rplD gene encoding 50S ribosomal protein L4 — protein MVECVVKNWQGEQVGQKSFDLRVAKETTAAHVVHRALVRQLNNARQGTASTKTRSEVRGGGRKPWRQKGTGRARAGSTRSPLWRGGGVIFGPKPREFDLKMNRKERRLALRTAFAGRAEDLIVVEEFGDQLSRPKTKELVAAIARWGSEPGNKTLLILPERTENIYLSARNIENLKLMIADQLNVFDLLHADKIVITASALEKIQEVYSD, from the coding sequence ATGGTTGAATGTGTAGTGAAAAATTGGCAAGGAGAGCAGGTCGGGCAGAAAAGCTTTGACTTGCGGGTTGCCAAGGAAACAACAGCAGCTCATGTCGTACATAGAGCTTTAGTAAGACAACTAAATAATGCCCGTCAAGGAACAGCTAGCACCAAGACCCGTTCAGAAGTTCGAGGTGGTGGTCGCAAACCTTGGCGGCAAAAAGGTACAGGTCGGGCAAGAGCTGGTTCTACCCGTTCTCCCCTCTGGCGGGGTGGTGGTGTCATTTTCGGACCCAAACCCAGGGAATTTGATTTGAAGATGAACCGCAAAGAGCGGCGGTTAGCTTTGAGAACAGCCTTTGCTGGTCGAGCAGAAGATTTGATAGTCGTAGAAGAATTTGGCGATCAGTTATCTCGTCCCAAAACCAAGGAATTAGTTGCCGCGATCGCCCGTTGGGGTTCAGAACCAGGCAACAAAACCCTATTAATTCTGCCCGAAAGAACTGAAAATATATATCTTTCTGCACGGAATATTGAAAACTTGAAGTTGATGATTGCTGATCAACTTAATGTTTTCGACCTGCTCCATGCTGACAAAATTGTGATCACCGCATCCGCATTAGAGAAAATTCAGGAGGTCTACAGTGACTAA
- the rpsC gene encoding 30S ribosomal protein S3: MGQKIHPVGFRLGITQEHQSRWFAEPSRYPELLQEDYKLRNYIESKLGRYAQNNAGISEVRIERKADQIDLEVRTARPGVVVGRGGQGIESLRTGLQDLLGGNRQIRINVVEVQKVDADAYLIAEFIAQQLERRVSFRRVVRQAIQRAQRAGVQGIKVQVGGRLNGAEIARTEWTREGRVPLHTLRADIDYSYCTAKTVYGILGIKVWVFKGEIIPGQEEAPAPSGPREREPRRRQQQRRRQQFEDRSNEG; the protein is encoded by the coding sequence GTGGGACAAAAGATACATCCAGTTGGTTTTCGTTTGGGTATTACCCAAGAGCACCAATCTCGCTGGTTTGCAGAACCTAGTCGTTATCCCGAATTACTACAGGAAGACTACAAACTGCGTAACTACATCGAAAGCAAACTTGGTCGTTATGCTCAAAACAACGCCGGCATATCTGAGGTAAGAATTGAGCGTAAAGCTGACCAAATTGACCTAGAGGTTAGAACCGCTAGACCGGGCGTAGTTGTCGGTCGTGGGGGTCAAGGAATTGAATCCCTACGTACAGGACTTCAGGATTTATTAGGCGGCAACCGTCAAATCCGTATCAACGTTGTGGAAGTGCAAAAAGTAGACGCTGATGCCTACTTAATTGCGGAATTCATTGCTCAACAGTTAGAACGTCGGGTGTCTTTCCGCCGTGTTGTCCGCCAAGCAATCCAACGCGCTCAACGGGCAGGAGTCCAAGGCATCAAGGTACAAGTAGGTGGTCGGTTAAACGGAGCGGAAATTGCTCGTACCGAGTGGACTCGTGAAGGTAGAGTACCTTTGCATACTCTCCGGGCAGACATTGACTATTCCTACTGCACTGCGAAAACTGTCTACGGTATTCTTGGTATCAAAGTTTGGGTATTCAAGGGAGAAATTATTCCCGGACAGGAAGAAGCCCCAGCACCATCTGGTCCGCGTGAACGGGAACCCCGTCGTCGCCAACAGCAACGTCGTCGTCAGCAATTTGAAGACCGTTCTAACGAAGGGTAA
- the rplC gene encoding 50S ribosomal protein L3, with translation MSVGILGTKLGMTQVFDEGGVAIPVTVIQAGPCTVTQVKTQQTDGYSAIQVGFGEVKPKALSKPKLGHLAKSSAPSLRHLREYRIDNASEYNLGQEIKADIFSAGEIVDVIGTSIGRGFAGNQKRNNFGRGPMSHGSKNHRAPGSIGAGTTPGRVYPGKRLAGRMGGCRVTVKKLTVVRVDTERNLILIKGAVPGKPGTLLNIVPTKKVGK, from the coding sequence GTGTCTGTAGGTATTCTCGGCACCAAACTGGGTATGACCCAAGTCTTTGACGAGGGAGGAGTAGCTATTCCTGTCACCGTCATTCAAGCGGGTCCATGCACAGTCACCCAAGTCAAAACACAGCAGACCGACGGTTACTCCGCCATCCAAGTTGGTTTTGGCGAAGTTAAGCCTAAGGCGTTAAGTAAGCCCAAATTGGGACACTTAGCGAAATCCTCTGCTCCATCCCTCCGTCATTTGCGTGAGTATCGCATTGACAACGCCAGCGAATATAACCTTGGTCAAGAGATTAAGGCAGATATCTTCAGCGCTGGTGAGATTGTAGATGTCATTGGTACTAGTATTGGTCGTGGTTTTGCTGGTAACCAAAAACGCAATAATTTCGGACGTGGACCCATGTCCCACGGTTCCAAAAACCACAGAGCGCCCGGTTCTATCGGTGCAGGTACTACCCCTGGTCGTGTTTATCCTGGTAAACGTTTAGCAGGTCGTATGGGTGGTTGCCGTGTCACCGTCAAGAAATTGACCGTAGTGCGAGTAGACACAGAGCGCAACTTAATTCTGATCAAAGGAGCCGTTCCTGGTAAACCCGGCACCTTGCTCAATATTGTTCCTACAAAGAAAGTTGGGAAATAG
- the rplB gene encoding 50S ribosomal protein L2, which yields MGTRSYRPYTPSTRQVTISDFAEITKTEPEKSLTISVHRAKGRNNQGRITIRHRGGGHKRLYRIIDFKRDKLNIPAKVAAIEYDPNRNARIALLFYQDGEKRYILHPTGLKVGTTVISGPESPIEDGNALPLANIPLGTSVHNVELKAGKGGQIVRAAGASAQVMAKEGNYVTLRLPSGEVRMVRRECYATIGQVGNSEFRNLSAGKAGRTRWKGRRPQVRGSVMNPVDHPHGGGEGRAPIGRSGPVTPWGKPALGAKTRKPKKASSKLIVRRRRKSSKRGRGGRES from the coding sequence ATGGGTACTCGTTCCTATCGCCCCTATACCCCCAGTACGCGCCAGGTGACAATTTCCGACTTTGCGGAAATTACCAAAACCGAGCCAGAAAAGTCCTTAACAATCTCTGTTCATCGCGCCAAAGGTCGTAACAACCAAGGTCGCATCACTATTCGTCATCGTGGTGGTGGACATAAACGTCTTTACCGCATCATTGACTTTAAGCGCGATAAGTTGAATATTCCTGCCAAAGTTGCAGCAATTGAATACGACCCCAACCGTAACGCCCGCATTGCCCTACTTTTTTACCAAGATGGCGAAAAACGTTATATTCTCCATCCCACAGGGTTAAAAGTCGGCACAACCGTTATTTCCGGTCCCGAATCTCCCATCGAAGATGGCAACGCTTTACCCTTGGCAAACATTCCCCTAGGTACTAGTGTCCATAATGTGGAATTAAAAGCCGGTAAAGGTGGTCAAATAGTCCGTGCCGCAGGTGCTAGCGCCCAGGTAATGGCAAAAGAAGGTAATTATGTCACCTTGAGACTACCTTCTGGAGAAGTCAGAATGGTACGTCGTGAATGCTACGCCACCATTGGACAAGTAGGGAACTCTGAATTCCGTAACCTCAGTGCAGGTAAAGCTGGTCGTACCCGTTGGAAAGGTCGCCGTCCCCAGGTTCGTGGTAGTGTGATGAACCCCGTAGATCACCCCCATGGTGGTGGTGAGGGTAGAGCTCCCATCGGTAGATCCGGTCCTGTAACTCCTTGGGGTAAACCAGCTCTAGGTGCGAAGACACGGAAACCCAAGAAAGCTAGTAGCAAATTGATTGTCCGTCGTCGTCGTAAGTCCTCCAAACGGGGACGTGGTGGACGTGAATCTTAA
- the rplN gene encoding 50S ribosomal protein L14 — MIQPQTYLNVADNSGARKLMCIRVLGAGNRRYGHVGDRIIAVVKDAQPNMAVKKSDVVEAVIVRTRYSIRRDSGMTIRFDDNAAVIINKDGNPKGTRVFGPVARELRDKSFTKIVSLAPEVL; from the coding sequence GTGATTCAACCCCAGACCTACCTGAATGTGGCAGACAATAGCGGCGCTCGCAAGCTGATGTGTATTCGCGTCCTCGGTGCGGGAAACCGTCGTTATGGTCACGTAGGCGATCGCATCATCGCAGTAGTCAAAGATGCCCAGCCCAACATGGCTGTGAAAAAATCAGATGTCGTAGAAGCGGTAATCGTCCGTACTCGCTACAGCATTCGTCGTGATAGCGGTATGACCATCCGTTTTGATGATAATGCTGCTGTGATTATCAACAAAGACGGTAACCCCAAAGGAACTCGTGTTTTCGGACCAGTAGCACGGGAATTACGTGATAAAAGCTTTACTAAAATCGTCTCTTTGGCTCCGGAGGTACTGTAA
- the rpsQ gene encoding 30S ribosomal protein S17, which produces MAVKERVGLVVSDKMQKTVVVAVENRAPHPKYGKIVVQTRRYKAHDEDNQCKVGDRVRIQETRPLSKTKRWQVTEVLNK; this is translated from the coding sequence ATGGCAGTAAAAGAACGAGTTGGTTTGGTAGTGAGCGACAAAATGCAGAAAACGGTAGTAGTTGCCGTAGAAAACCGCGCTCCCCATCCCAAGTACGGAAAAATTGTAGTTCAGACCAGACGCTACAAAGCCCACGATGAAGATAATCAATGCAAAGTGGGCGATCGCGTGCGGATTCAGGAAACCAGACCCCTGAGTAAAACCAAGCGCTGGCAGGTCACAGAAGTTTTGAATAAATAA
- the rplX gene encoding 50S ribosomal protein L24: MASSKAKPKFQKMHVKTGDTVQVIAGKDKGKVGEVIKALPQESKVVVKGVNIKTKHVKPQAEGESGSIVTNEYPIHSSNVMLYSTKQNVASRVCYTFTSEGKKVRMLKKTGEILDK; this comes from the coding sequence ATGGCTAGCAGTAAAGCAAAGCCGAAGTTTCAAAAAATGCACGTCAAAACCGGAGACACAGTACAAGTGATTGCCGGCAAAGACAAAGGCAAAGTGGGAGAAGTCATCAAAGCTTTACCCCAGGAAAGTAAAGTGGTAGTCAAAGGTGTCAACATCAAGACTAAGCACGTAAAACCCCAAGCAGAAGGCGAGTCCGGAAGCATCGTCACCAACGAGTATCCCATCCACAGTTCCAATGTGATGCTCTACTCCACCAAGCAGAACGTCGCTAGTCGCGTTTGCTATACCTTCACTTCTGAAGGGAAAAAGGTGCGAATGCTCAAGAAAACCGGGGAAATCCTCGATAAGTAG
- a CDS encoding NAD(P)H-quinone oxidoreductase subunit N — protein sequence MALITTGSGFIRDLEKHGAVGVYVPLEGGFEGRYRRRLRAKGYTTYSITGRGLGDVAAYLTGVHGVRPAHLGKRSVASGAAVGEVYYIPPIVDTLVAQLPPKSKGLVLWIIEGHILSDDEIEYLANLHKIQPKVKVVIERGGDRVFRWQPLEKTLLAS from the coding sequence ATGGCACTAATTACCACTGGTAGTGGTTTTATTCGTGATTTGGAAAAACATGGCGCTGTTGGCGTGTATGTTCCTCTAGAAGGCGGTTTTGAAGGTCGCTACCGTCGCCGTCTGCGTGCTAAAGGTTACACAACCTATAGCATTACTGGCAGAGGTTTAGGAGATGTGGCTGCTTATTTGACAGGTGTTCATGGTGTTAGACCTGCTCATTTAGGTAAGCGAAGTGTTGCTAGCGGTGCAGCAGTTGGTGAAGTTTACTATATTCCACCGATTGTTGATACTTTAGTTGCGCAACTGCCACCCAAGTCTAAGGGTTTAGTGTTGTGGATTATTGAAGGACATATACTCTCCGATGACGAAATAGAGTATTTGGCGAATTTGCACAAGATTCAACCCAAGGTGAAAGTGGTGATTGAGCGAGGTGGCGATCGCGTTTTTCGCTGGCAACCCTTAGAAAAGACTTTATTGGCTAGTTAA